The Mercenaria mercenaria strain notata chromosome 1, MADL_Memer_1, whole genome shotgun sequence nucleotide sequence GCCAaggttatggaccttgtgtcatgtgatgtgggggataatatgaaataactagattaagtctgaatcaaatccaaaACAGAGACAGAAAGTGCACCAAAGCTTTAACAAAGGCGTGGATGcctacaaaaataaacaagagttgTTCGTAATTCAGCCAATGCTCGAATATTCGAATTCTGAGGTAGGAATATTACCCTAtatttttagtgttaaaatatctatgagtttcaatccagtatctgcagtagttttggagatatttcCTTTGTCcaatagggggcataatttggctacaatgcaggtcagagttacggaacttgatgttttcacctagttttataagCTGAAGACAaaaatgaagtttcaaatcaatatctgcatcagttttggcgATACatgtagtaacttgcatgcaaaactttaccctggattttcaaagtccaaaagggggcataattgctcaatattgatgtcagagttatgggattgaaCACAGTGAGGTTAATATTTAAcctaaactagaatgtgtctgtgggacacagggtgtgcccccactggtacatttgtcacaaataaggggcaataattcaaatgtttgcagtcttaaggtggtatagacattttataaaaaggattcattattctcatgcaaggtttaatcaatttatattaaatactttttgaactaggcgtatcacaaggtgaaaatgtgcatttttgactatttctggggccataactctggaaataggtagcggagccagatgaaaaataggaggtgctcaagttcatatcatgtttaAGACTGATGCacagtttcatgaatctatatcaaatactttttgagctgtctcaaggtgaaatgtgcatttttgactgtttttggggccataactctgggataGGGGGTGTAGCCAgactaaaaataggaggtgcacaagttcatatcatgataaagactcatgcaaggtttcatcagtttatgtcaaatactttttgagctgggcacatcacgaacttcagacggatggacagacaagaccaaatctatatgcccccatcactcattggttgtgtgtgtgtgtgtgtgggggagaGGGGGGGTGCAAAAAGAGAAAAAGTTAAGTGTCAAAGCTATACATACTTACATGCAAAGCTTAAACCAAGATGTGACACTGATGCCAAGGTGAGTACACTAGCTCGGATTATTCTTTTGGATAGTCCAGCTAATAAATTCTATCAAATATGTAGGGAATATGATAATAAAGGAATTGATAAAATAAGTTATTGAACTTGCCGTGTAAGCTTGTGATCTGACCTGTTCTAATTTTGATGTTCAAATGTTAAAACACGATTGATTTCTGAGATATTGAAAGAAAACAGATTGCAAAATTTTCGTTAAAAAAATAGTAAATCAGGAGAATATTTTCGTAAACAAATGCAGTTTTGGAACTAAgtgtgtaataaaatctgtaaaaagatactttgaaagcatagaatgcaacctagcaaaataatagcagacatggtttgattttattcatgagaggtaactgAACGTGCATCATAGCACTGGCTTCAGTGGAATTCCATTACCGGTAcatatatattgaatggactccctGAGTCCATAGGACcataaaacataacaacactgaattcaacTTACATTATGATCTTAATAGTTTTTggtaagtttaaaataaatgctataatGAGCTtctaaaatatattgaaagagAAATCTAACAAGGGAAAAAGGTGAATACAATTTATCAAAGTAATGGAATGGGAAAGTCATTCCACCTATAAAGTCACCAAGCGCAGGACAAGGAAGTTTGATGGATGTATGATAAGATAAATTTCCAAATGGTCATCAGTCAATTATCATACCAAGCACCAcctgaatattttgcattctttgCAAGTTAACATGATCTAAACTTGCAGATAGGGATAAAAATGTAGTGGACTTGTTATGACAATCGGCAGTTTCCGTTCATTTTCATATTCTAGGAATCTCCGTATTTCGGCATTCCCCGGTTTTCATGAAAAGTAATCATTTCTAACAGACAAATTATCAACATGTTCcataaaatcttaaaatacaTCCTTAGAATGAGAAtaaagaaaaactgttttaattttacaaGTGACTTAGTTGACAATGTACACTTTAatcacaatacatgtatatatacattttcgtaaGTATTTAACAAAGCatgttcatatatataatatataaatgtagCATGTTACATACAACATTCTTCAACTGTATAAATAAACTAATAAGTGGGAACAAGGAACTCGTTCAAGTTAAGACTTCAAATCAACTTTTCGTATTCCATATTTACTTTTAGATCACATCTGTGATaaacatgcataatcacaaatgtcctataaaaaaatatgcaagtggAATAgtggaaaaaaatcttaaaatcattaaacaagagggccatgttggCCCTATAGCGCTcatctgagtaccattgctcttaataataagataaagttttgacatagatcacataggcatacacattaaatatcatcaagataaatattttcttgtatttaacagtcccttttgacctatgggtcacatactagttaCGGCCAATCTCCATAACAAGTCTGAGGGTCCTCTGCTTAAaagctgcatttttgtactagcatgacaaTCTATctgatgacataaatgaaatttcagatcagtatcttcattagttacagagacatacccattctaatttgaaataaatggagataatttgacataaaatcagtccatagttacctatCCTGATTGCCTGAGTctaactaataacaataatgaaatttcaaatgagtcctataagtacttactgatataattccattttgattaaaatcaggggaggtaatcagatataaataactccAGTTAAACAACCAAACATGACATTATACACCGGTTTGTATGCAGCAGAGGACAGGGTGgtaaaaatgtaaatggatgTAGACGGCTGGGGATCAGGGAATGTGCCGAGGTGCAGGACGTGGATAGCAAAATACAGTGTCTCGAAACTGAACTGCAAGTGAAACCAGAGCTctcagaggacagcaatgctcgactattcaacagccctgTTGATTGAATAAATATAGAAGTTGAAAAGGTggcgtaattttgtaaaattaggtcataaatatggcctctacagcatttacaagcttttccttagatctgaacgggtgacctattttttttggccccatatgacccagtttctaacttgacctaaagatcatcaagataaacattctgcatatgtatcaaatcaaagcataaagaaaacctctatatggctgaaagggcctaATAGAAActtttgcccctttcaggagcAGTAACTCTAGAAGAAATCTAACCCATTTTCAAAAGGAAGAGATATTTTACTGTGACTTAAATTATTTGTAAGTTTGTTTCCTTTTAATCAAATGTAACATGTCACATCTATCGTGTccacaaggtaaaattaacaaggtctggcactttcaggggtcaatcaggggccttaactccggaatctatgattggatctgacagagtCATCATGGAAACTAAGATCTAATAttgttaaagacatttttaaagtatatatcaaataaaaccataaatgaagtttctatatggctAGAAAAGCCAAAATGGCAATTATGGCACttaaaaaggccataactctggaactcatgatgcaatctggccagttttcaaaaggaaaccAGATACTATGCCAAACAATTTGTGTGTAAacctattgcaaaatgtggtctctatcgtgttcacaagaaactgtggATGAACAACGGACAACAGATGAAGAGAGATCAAAGGAGtttaccttgtcactatgtgacaggtcgaataatggaacctgtgcattgcacgtcacatcatgacagtgaacagcatgttaagtttaaatccattcccattagtgcgTATGAGATGCCAGCttataaacaaaaacttaaccaaaaactgtcctgtcgaaaaaagggcataattttaaatgcaaagtagagttataacGTTCtttcatgtatgttttctaaagtGTACCTCCAGCACACTATTTAAAACTATTACATTTATAGTGTGTCTCTCCTGTATGTTTTCTCCAATGTCTCTGCAATTTACAATTTGCATACAATATGCTTGTGTATCAAGCATTTTCCCTCAGAGTGTATGCACACATTAAATGTAAACTTTTAAatctatgttaaacctaaccctaaccttaagtCAGTATATTGTATACTCAATACTTGTGTATATATCCAATATAGGCAATTTAAAGTTGGCGAGCATGCATGGTTTTCACAAGTGTTACATTTAAATGGCTCCTCTTCTGAATGAATTCTCATATGCCTCTTAAATGATCTCTTGAATTACATGCAAAATGTCAAGTTTtacatttgaagtatttttcatCTGAATGCTTTGTTCcaatatgtattttcaaacatAGATTTTATGTCATACTGTAGACCTATGCATGTTTATTTGCAGACCAGGTTGATTTCCTTACGAATACCAGTCAGCCGCCAGCCATTTAGTATTGTAGAGTTTTTCACACTCTGATGGGCTGCGCGAGTTATGACCCAGATTGCGTGAATACGCTTCATTCGCCATTCCGTATTATATCAGAAATTGGTTTTTCAGATACCTTCAATTGGTTATTTTAGCGCCGCTGATACTGCACTTATACAAGAATATGCTAATAAGTCGAATCTACTCAATTTAAGGCATTTGTGCTaaaatccgtgcagtctggtcaggatccatgctgttcgctaacagtttctccaattccaataggctttaaaagcgaacagcatggatcctgaccagattgtgcggatgcgcaggctggtctggatccatgctggtcgcaaagccactatgttggttttctcatggcgcggctcatatagttttTTCTCCTGTATGTGTACCACCATGCTTTCTTAAACTTTTGCTTGAACTACATGCAAAATCACAACGATCACATTTAAAAAGTTTCTCTCCTGAATGTTTTCTCATATGTCTCTTCAGATCAATATATCTGTAAGTAGCATaatcacaaatatcacatttatagTCTTTCTCTCCTGAATGTATTAGCATGTGATTTTTTAGACTACTACTATAATTGCATGAATATTCACAAGTGTCACATTTAAATGGTTTGTCTCCTGTATGAATTCTCATAATATGCTTCTTTAAATTACCTTTTGCATTACACACcaaatcacaaacatcacatttaaagtggTTTTCATCTGAATGCTTTGTTCCCATGTGTGCTTTCAGAGCACTTCTAGAATAACtggcataatcacaaacatcacatttgaaGCCTTTTTCTCCTGTATGTTTTCTCATATGTACTTTTAAAGTATGGCATGTACTGCATGCAAAACCACAATCATCACATTCATAtagtttctctcctgtatgtattctctTATGCATTTTTAAACTTTTGCTTGAACAACAAGCAAAGCCACAAACTTCGCATTTAAaaggtttctctcctgtatgttttCTTGTATGTCTCTTCAGATCACTATTTGAATGACAAGCATAAtcacaaaaatcacatttatagCCTTTCTCTCCTGAATGTATTCGCATATGATTTGTTAGACTACTGCTATAATTGCTTGCATATTCGCAAGTGTCGCATTTGAatggtttctctcctgtatgaatTCTCATATGCCTCTTTAAATTACCTCTTAAATTACACGcaaaatcacaaacatcacatttaaattgttttgcatCTGAATGCTTTGCTTCAATATGTGCTTTCAGACCACCTTTAGAATAACtggcataatcacaaacatcacatttgaaGCCTTTTTCTCCTGCATGTTTTCTCATATGTATGTTTAGACCACTCATTTGGCAAGatgcataattacaaacattacatttaaagcatttatcTCCAATATGCTTTCTAATATGTGACTTTAGAGAAAAGAAAGCGCTAGATGCAAAAccacaaatatcacatttaaatggTTTCGCTCCAGTATGCATTCTCACATGACTCCTTAGAATACCCCTTGTAGAGCATCTAAAATCACAAATACCGCAACGAAATGGTTGTTCTCCAGTATGCACTCTCTTGTGAATCTTTAGATAACGGCTTTGACTACATGTATaatcacaaatatcacatttaaagggtttctctTTAGTATGTGTTCTCATATGTATTTTAAGAACAAAGGGTTTTGTAGAAGCAAAACCACAAACGCCACATTTAAACGGTTTTTCGCCAGTGTGTCTTCTCGAATGTAATGTCAGAGAACTGCGTCTATTGCAAGCATAATCACAAAAACCACATTTATAGCATTTCTCTTCTGTTTGCTTAATTCCCTGTTCCATAGCTTTATTGTTATTGATAGTTTTACAATACATAATCATCTGTGTACAAGTTCTATCAAACGGTGTGTTGAACAGCTCTACTTTGACTTGTGTTATCAGTACTTGTCCTAAGCTTAGTCCCGTCTTGTTGAATGCCAACTGATATCAAAGGTGACATCTAAAAATAACCTCTTTTTCTATCTTCATAGATCTacaaaagataagaaaatgatatcaaataatgataacaataacgTCTTTATTCAAATAAGTCGAAATGTGTGCAACAT carries:
- the LOC123539440 gene encoding zinc finger protein 62-like isoform X1 translates to MIMYCKTINNNKAMEQGIKQTEEKCYKCGFCDYACNRRSSLTLHSRRHTGEKPFKCGVCGFASTKPFVLKIHMRTHTKEKPFKCDICDYTCSQSRYLKIHKRVHTGEQPFRCGICDFRCSTRGILRSHVRMHTGAKPFKCDICGFASSAFFSLKSHIRKHIGDKCFKCNVCNYASCQMSGLNIHMRKHAGEKGFKCDVCDYASYSKGGLKAHIEAKHSDAKQFKCDVCDFACNLRGNLKRHMRIHTGEKPFKCDTCEYASNYSSSLTNHMRIHSGEKGYKCDFCDYACHSNSDLKRHTRKHTGEKPFKCEVCGFACCSSKSLKMHKRIHTGEKLYECDDCGFACSTCHTLKVHMRKHTGEKGFKCDVCDYASYSRSALKAHMGTKHSDENHFKCDVCDLVCNAKGNLKKHIMRIHTGDKPFKCDTCEYSCNYSSSLKNHMLIHSGEKDYKCDICDYATYRYIDLKRHMRKHSGEKLFKCDRCDFACSSSKSLRKHGGTHTGEKTI